One genomic region from Rosa rugosa chromosome 1, drRosRugo1.1, whole genome shotgun sequence encodes:
- the LOC133723829 gene encoding probable ribose-5-phosphate isomerase 2: MEAGFFSSSILTQDELKKIAAYKAVEHVESGMILGLGSGSTVKHAVDRIGELLQLGKLHNIIGITTSQNTHQQALSLGIPLSDLDDHPALDLAIDGADEVDPHLNLVKGRCGSLLREKMVEGACKKFVVIVDESKLVDHLGGSGLAMPVEVVPFCWKFTAKMLQDLFRNSGCVAKLKCEESGEPFVTDNGNYIVDMYFKKDIGDLRAASEAILRLAGVVEHGMFLDMATTVIVARELGITVKNK; the protein is encoded by the coding sequence ATGGAAGCCGGATTCTTCAGCTCTTCAATCCTCACCCAAGACGAGTTGAAGAAAATCGCCGCCTACAAGGCCGTCGAGCACGTCGAGTCCGGCATGATCCTCGGCCTCGGCTCCGGCTCCACCGTCAAGCACGCCGTCGACCGCATCGGCGAGCTTTTACAACTCGGCAAACTCCACAACATCATCGGAATCACCACCTCCCAAAACACCCACCAACAAGCCCTCTCCCTCGGAATCCCACTCTCCGACCTCGACGACCACCCCGCCCTCGATCTCGCCATCGACGGCGCCGACGAGGTCGACCCCCACCTCAACCTAGTCAAGGGCCGCTGCGGGTCCCTCCTCAGAGAGAAAATGGTGGAGGGCGCGTGTAAGAAGTTCGTCGTCATCGTCGACGAGTCCAAGCTCGTTGACCACCTCGGCGGCTCCGGCCTGGCCATGCCGGTGGAGGTGGTGCCGTTCTGCTGGAAATTCACGGCCAAAATGCTGCAGGACTTGTTCCGAAACTCCGGCTGCGTCGCGAAGCTCAAGTGTGAGGAGAGTGGGGAGCCGTTTGTGACGGATAATGGGAATTACATTGTGGATATGTATTTCAAGAAGGATATTGGGGATTTGAGAGCTGCAAGTGAGGCCATTTTGCGGCTCGCCGGAGTTGTGGAGCATGGGATGTTTCTGGATATGGCGACTACTGTGATTGTGGCGAGGGAGCTTGGGATCACGGTGAAGAACAAGTAG